One segment of Nostoc flagelliforme CCNUN1 DNA contains the following:
- a CDS encoding TldD/PmbA family protein, translating to MWSELKKAIASFDIPADWIGIRAVKETCTTRSVRDGLPQVNGKSFTVGAMLEVLVNGCLGYAATNSLELPSLQAAAETAYKQALAASEWWIHPFRESERPKVVGEYKSPYLEPLDALSPGEINDLLVRICQTLKVDDKIVQTIASASTIERESWFISSNGSEVYQKTLSIGTHYGATAQDGAVVQQRTNNGSHANCYQGGLELLEQKNLWHRVRQIGEQAVELLTAEECPTTRTNLVLAPDQMMLQIHESVGHPLEIDRILGDERNYAGGSFVNKSDFGNLVYGSPLMNITFDPTVPGEFASYGFDDTGAVATKEYLVKEGVLQRGLGSLESQARAGVPGVACARASSWNRPAIDRMANLNLEPLNASFEDIIGGIEHGVYMESNRSWSIDDRRYKFQFGCEYAKLIENGKLTKTLRNPNYRATTPDFWHSLIQVGNADNWQMYGTPYCGKGEPNQAIWVGHGSPVCVFANVEVFGGGT from the coding sequence ATGTGGTCTGAACTTAAGAAAGCGATCGCTAGTTTCGACATTCCTGCTGATTGGATCGGTATTAGAGCCGTAAAGGAGACTTGTACAACCCGTTCAGTCCGTGACGGCTTACCCCAGGTAAATGGCAAATCCTTCACTGTAGGAGCCATGCTAGAGGTTTTGGTAAATGGCTGTCTAGGTTATGCAGCAACTAACTCTCTGGAACTGCCTTCTCTACAAGCTGCTGCCGAAACAGCCTATAAACAGGCACTAGCAGCCAGTGAATGGTGGATACATCCCTTCCGTGAAAGTGAGCGCCCTAAAGTCGTTGGTGAATATAAATCTCCATACCTTGAGCCATTGGATGCTTTGAGTCCGGGAGAAATCAACGATTTACTGGTTCGGATTTGCCAAACGCTGAAAGTTGACGACAAGATTGTGCAAACCATAGCCAGTGCTAGCACCATTGAGAGAGAGTCTTGGTTTATTAGCAGCAACGGCTCAGAAGTCTATCAAAAAACTCTATCTATAGGCACTCATTATGGAGCCACCGCCCAAGATGGTGCGGTTGTACAGCAGCGTACTAACAATGGTTCTCACGCAAACTGTTATCAAGGTGGACTAGAGCTTTTAGAGCAAAAAAACTTATGGCATCGGGTGCGGCAAATTGGTGAACAAGCAGTAGAACTCTTGACAGCAGAAGAATGCCCTACCACTCGTACCAATTTAGTTTTAGCCCCAGACCAAATGATGCTGCAAATCCATGAAAGTGTGGGGCATCCCCTAGAAATTGACCGAATTTTGGGAGATGAGCGTAACTATGCTGGGGGCAGCTTCGTTAATAAAAGTGATTTTGGCAACCTAGTATATGGTTCGCCACTGATGAACATTACCTTTGATCCCACCGTGCCTGGTGAATTTGCCAGCTATGGCTTTGATGATACGGGTGCTGTAGCAACAAAGGAATATTTAGTTAAAGAAGGTGTACTCCAACGGGGTTTAGGCAGTCTAGAGAGTCAAGCCAGAGCAGGTGTACCAGGAGTTGCCTGTGCCCGTGCTTCATCATGGAATCGACCTGCGATCGATCGCATGGCAAACTTAAATTTAGAGCCTCTAAACGCTAGCTTTGAAGACATTATTGGCGGCATAGAACACGGCGTTTATATGGAATCTAACCGATCTTGGTCAATTGACGATCGCCGCTACAAATTCCAATTTGGTTGTGAGTACGCTAAATTAATTGAAAACGGTAAACTCACCAAAACCCTCCGCAATCCCAACTATCGCGCCACAACGCCAGACTTTTGGCACAGCTTAATCCAAGTAGGAAATGCTGACAACTGGCAAATGTATGGTACTCCTTATTGTGGTAAAGGAGAACCAAATCAGGCTATTTGGGTAGGACATGGTTCACCCGTTTGTGTATTTGCTAATGTCGAAGTTTTTGGTGGAGGAACTTGA
- the cysS gene encoding cysteine--tRNA ligase, translating to MTLTLYNTLTRRQEPFETVEAGKVKMYYCGVTVYDYCHLGHARACIVWDVIRRYLQFIGYEVRYIQNFTDIDDKILNRACVEHSSMEAVADRFIKAYFEDMARLGIKEADEYPRATHTMNGIQRLIHELENKGFAYPADGDVYYAVRQFAEYGKLSGRKLEDMQAGKSDRVNVEDPEYQKKKDPFDFALWKAAKPGEPAWESPWGAGRPGWHIECSAMVRDRLGDTIDIHAGGADLIFPHHENEIAQSEAVTGKPLARYWLHNGMVKVDGEKMSKSLGNFITIRELLDRGVDPMAVRLFVLTAQYRTPIDFTDEAIAGATNSWHTIKEGLLFGYQYGKQLGWGVGSGEWGGGTASLLPETIERFQEVVNNDFNFPGGLTVLFELAKELGREGNIIVHEGKTETSPDKLKRQWQTLVTLAGVLGLEAEIEAEPDKNDGLSDAEIEAKIQQRQEARKAKNFAESDRIRDELQAEGITLIDSRDGTRWHRN from the coding sequence ATGACCCTAACCCTTTACAATACCCTCACCCGTCGTCAAGAACCGTTTGAAACAGTCGAAGCAGGCAAAGTTAAGATGTATTACTGCGGCGTGACGGTGTACGACTACTGCCATTTGGGTCATGCGAGAGCTTGCATCGTTTGGGATGTAATCCGCCGATACCTCCAGTTTATCGGCTATGAAGTGCGATATATCCAAAATTTTACTGATATTGATGACAAGATTCTGAATCGCGCCTGTGTTGAACATTCATCAATGGAAGCTGTAGCCGATCGCTTTATCAAAGCATATTTTGAGGATATGGCGCGGCTGGGAATCAAAGAAGCTGATGAATATCCCCGTGCTACCCATACGATGAATGGCATTCAACGGTTAATTCATGAGTTGGAAAATAAAGGTTTTGCTTACCCTGCTGACGGCGATGTGTATTATGCAGTGCGGCAATTTGCTGAGTATGGCAAGCTTTCTGGACGCAAGTTAGAGGATATGCAAGCCGGGAAAAGCGATCGCGTCAACGTAGAAGATCCAGAGTACCAAAAAAAGAAAGACCCCTTTGATTTTGCTTTATGGAAGGCAGCAAAACCAGGAGAACCAGCTTGGGAGTCACCGTGGGGCGCAGGTCGTCCAGGGTGGCACATTGAATGCTCGGCAATGGTGCGCGATCGCCTGGGTGATACCATAGATATTCATGCTGGTGGTGCTGACTTAATTTTTCCCCATCACGAAAACGAAATTGCCCAATCTGAGGCTGTGACAGGAAAACCCCTGGCGCGTTATTGGTTACATAACGGCATGGTAAAGGTAGATGGTGAAAAAATGTCCAAATCTTTGGGCAACTTTATCACTATTCGAGAATTACTGGATCGAGGAGTTGACCCGATGGCAGTACGGTTGTTCGTGCTGACCGCTCAATATCGCACACCCATAGATTTTACCGACGAAGCGATCGCCGGAGCAACCAACAGTTGGCACACCATTAAGGAAGGTTTACTTTTCGGCTACCAATACGGTAAACAACTAGGTTGGGGAGTGGGGAGTGGAGAGTGGGGAGGAGGAACTGCCTCACTACTCCCTGAAACTATTGAACGCTTTCAAGAAGTTGTAAATAACGACTTTAATTTTCCTGGTGGCTTAACAGTACTGTTTGAATTAGCCAAAGAACTGGGCCGTGAAGGAAATATTATTGTGCATGAAGGGAAAACCGAAACTTCCCCTGATAAGTTAAAGCGTCAATGGCAAACTCTCGTCACATTGGCTGGAGTTTTAGGTTTAGAAGCCGAGATAGAAGCAGAACCTGACAAGAATGATGGTTTAAGCGATGCAGAAATTGAAGCGAAAATTCAGCAAAGGCAAGAAGCACGTAAAGCCAAGAATTTTGCCGAAAGCGATCGCATTCGTGACGAACTCCAAGCAGAAGGTATTACGCTAATTGATAGCCGTGATGGCACGCGCTGGCATCGGAATTAG
- the psb28 gene encoding photosystem II reaction center protein Psb28 has product MAKIQFSRGLDEEVTPEVRLTRSRTGDSGTATFIFTNPKILDQGSTEDITGMYLIDQEGEIITREVKAKFINGKPEALEALYVMKSPQEWERFMRFMERYAEENDLGLSKNEA; this is encoded by the coding sequence ATGGCGAAAATCCAGTTTTCTAGAGGTCTTGACGAAGAAGTAACTCCAGAGGTACGCTTGACGCGATCGCGCACTGGTGACAGTGGCACAGCGACGTTTATTTTTACCAATCCAAAGATTTTAGATCAAGGTAGCACCGAAGATATTACCGGGATGTACCTGATTGACCAAGAAGGAGAGATAATTACCCGTGAAGTTAAAGCTAAATTTATCAACGGGAAACCGGAAGCATTAGAAGCACTTTACGTGATGAAATCTCCCCAAGAATGGGAGCGCTTTATGCGCTTCATGGAACGGTATGCTGAAGAAAACGATCTGGGACTGAGCAAAAATGAGGCATAG
- the dtd gene encoding D-aminoacyl-tRNA deacylase, whose translation MRVVIQRVKSSQVVVNGEIVGKIGRGLNLLVGIANTDTDAEIDWMVRKCLELRLFPDEEGDDRWQKSIQEIGGDLLVVSQFTLYGDCRKGRRPSFDRSAAPQSAADLYNRFVTKLKASGLQVETGQFGAMMHVTIENDGPVTLLLEKEAI comes from the coding sequence ATGCGCGTTGTTATCCAGCGAGTCAAATCATCTCAAGTTGTAGTTAATGGTGAAATTGTCGGCAAAATCGGGCGGGGGCTAAATTTACTCGTAGGCATAGCCAATACTGATACTGATGCTGAAATCGACTGGATGGTGCGTAAGTGCTTGGAATTACGGCTGTTTCCTGACGAGGAAGGAGATGATCGCTGGCAAAAATCTATACAAGAAATTGGCGGCGATTTGTTAGTAGTCAGTCAGTTTACCCTTTACGGTGACTGTCGCAAAGGTCGTCGTCCTTCTTTTGACCGTTCAGCCGCTCCCCAATCAGCAGCAGATTTGTATAATCGTTTTGTTACCAAGTTAAAAGCTAGCGGTTTGCAAGTGGAAACAGGTCAATTTGGTGCAATGATGCATGTTACAATTGAAAACGATGGCCCAGTAACTTTGTTACTTGAAAAAGAAGCAATTTAA
- a CDS encoding MogA/MoaB family molybdenum cofactor biosynthesis protein, whose protein sequence is MMPQPHPDSPKMTVTCAVVTVSDTRTFETDKSGQLIQQLLLGANHAVGAYTIIKDEPTQIQDQIENLGKSSNLNAVIFSGGTGIAPRDTTYDAIEKLLEKTLPGFGELFRFLSYQEIGSRAIASRAVAGVYQNKLIFSLPGSSNAVQLAMEKLILPELTHLVSQVCN, encoded by the coding sequence ATAATGCCACAACCCCACCCAGACTCGCCTAAAATGACTGTAACTTGTGCTGTGGTTACTGTCAGTGATACACGCACTTTTGAAACAGACAAAAGTGGCCAGCTAATTCAGCAGTTACTCCTTGGTGCTAACCATGCTGTAGGAGCCTACACAATTATCAAAGATGAGCCAACACAAATTCAAGATCAGATAGAAAATTTAGGTAAAAGCTCAAATTTAAATGCTGTAATTTTCAGTGGTGGTACAGGCATTGCACCAAGAGATACTACTTATGATGCCATTGAAAAGTTACTGGAGAAAACCTTACCGGGATTTGGTGAGTTATTCCGTTTTTTAAGTTATCAAGAAATTGGTTCGCGGGCGATCGCTTCTCGCGCTGTTGCTGGTGTTTATCAAAATAAATTAATTTTCTCGCTTCCTGGTTCCAGTAATGCTGTGCAACTGGCGATGGAAAAATTGATTTTACCCGAACTCACTCACTTGGTAAGTCAGGTTTGTAATTAA
- a CDS encoding CobW family GTP-binding protein: MQSAVTPESSAMDTPKQGMPVTIITGFLGSGKTTLLNHILNNQQGLKTAVLVNEFGEIGIDNELIVSTGENMVELNNGCICCTINNDLVDAVYKVLERQENLDYLVVETTGLADPLPVALTFLGTELRDLTRLDSIITVVDAANYSLDLFNSQAAYSQIAYGDVIVLNKTDLVDEATLNELETKINEVKEGARILRTTRSQVPLPLILSVGLFESDKYFDTVVDEHDHHDHEHHDHHDDHDHSTCGHDHHDHDHDHHDHHHSDHLENDGFTSISFQSDKPFSIRKFQYFLDNQLPSNIFRAKGIMWFDESPKRHIFHLCGKRFTLDDDEWQGQLKNQLVLIGQNLDRETLISQLEKCICLPSTSRGKGFGK, from the coding sequence ATGCAATCAGCAGTTACACCCGAATCTTCGGCAATGGATACGCCCAAACAAGGAATGCCAGTAACAATTATTACGGGTTTCCTTGGTAGTGGCAAGACAACTTTACTCAATCATATCCTCAACAACCAACAGGGTTTGAAAACCGCAGTTCTCGTGAATGAATTTGGCGAAATTGGCATCGACAACGAGCTAATTGTTTCCACTGGTGAGAACATGGTGGAGCTAAATAATGGTTGTATTTGCTGCACTATTAATAATGATTTGGTAGATGCAGTTTACAAAGTTTTAGAACGCCAAGAAAATCTAGATTATCTAGTAGTGGAAACAACTGGATTGGCAGATCCGCTACCAGTAGCTTTAACATTTCTGGGTACAGAATTGCGAGATTTAACTCGCTTAGATTCGATTATTACCGTAGTAGACGCGGCAAATTACAGCCTAGATTTATTTAACTCTCAGGCAGCATACAGCCAAATTGCTTATGGTGATGTAATTGTACTGAACAAAACTGATTTGGTTGATGAAGCCACATTAAATGAGTTAGAAACAAAAATTAACGAAGTTAAGGAAGGAGCGCGAATTCTCCGCACGACGCGATCGCAAGTGCCACTTCCGTTAATTCTCAGTGTTGGTCTGTTTGAGTCTGATAAATATTTTGACACAGTGGTGGATGAACACGACCACCACGATCATGAACATCACGATCATCATGATGATCACGATCACTCAACATGCGGTCATGATCATCACGACCATGACCATGATCACCACGATCACCATCATTCTGACCATTTAGAAAATGATGGTTTTACTTCCATCTCTTTCCAAAGCGATAAGCCTTTTTCTATTAGAAAGTTTCAGTATTTCTTAGATAACCAGCTACCCTCAAATATCTTCCGAGCCAAGGGGATTATGTGGTTTGATGAAAGTCCGAAGCGTCATATTTTCCACCTATGCGGTAAACGCTTCACCTTGGATGATGATGAATGGCAAGGTCAACTGAAAAACCAGTTAGTGCTAATTGGTCAAAATTTGGATCGAGAGACTTTAATTAGTCAACTGGAAAAGTGCATTTGTCTACCTTCAACCTCTCGCGGTAAAGGATTTGGTAAATAA